Genomic segment of Leishmania panamensis strain MHOM/PA/94/PSC-1 chromosome 20 sequence:
tgccgcttccctctccaaAGATTGCTGTTCTCCTTCTCGGCAGACGTGCCTGCACGTGCAAGTGAATCAATGCCATCTCGCCCCATTTCTGCACGGCTTCTATTCGCCTCTCCCATCTCCCTTCAACTGCATCGACCGTAACGTATCGCTCCATCTTTGCTTCTTATTACCGGGGACAGCCATCCTTGTACGAAAATATGTCAggcacctccaccgctgcggccaccTCCGCGGCCCCACTCTTTCGGGAGTACCGCGTGCACCACACCACTGCCGATGGCATCCTTGTGCAGCTACCCAAGAGTAAGGGCTTCGGCCGGCTCACCACCGCGACTCTTGGCAATGATCTGCTGGCGAAGCGTCTTCACACGAGCCTCTCGACCCGAGAGCACGTGATCGCCATACCAATGCGCTCGCGCGATGCGCAGGGATACCGGCTGCTAACAGCAGACTTGAAGGAGGGCTTTAGCGCGATACTCACCTACCCCGAGCCGGTGCGCCGCCTTGTGCCGAGGCTTCTACGCAAGCACATGCTGGTCGGACTCGGTACTACTGCTCCAGCTCGCCTGGTGCGCGGTTCTGCCAAGGGCTCAGTGCTGACCATTCAGCCTCGCATAACGGCGGTGGCCGCACTGGAAGACCTGACCAAGGATGCCGCCTCCGCACCCCTCAAGTCCTTCAGCGGGGCCGCATCGCATCCCCATCAGCGGCAGAAAAgccgcggaggcggcagcgtcggtagtggcagcagcgacgacgatgagCACCACACCGACCATGCGCAAGAAGTCAGTCCACTGAACGCAAACACAGAGGGACAaaaggcagcagcgtgcaGAAACGCCATCGAGGTGCGCATTCTCAACTACGATGTGAACGCCGACGTCGTCAATGTGACAGCGAAAGCGGAGGTGGTTGAGGGCACGCCGCTCGACACGGCCGTCTCCGAGGCTACGCTGGCCACACTGCACCCTGGAGACTTTGTATCCTGCACAGTTCTCCTCTCGTCAACGGATGACGGCTGTGCTGTTGTCCTGATATCTCTGCGGAGCGTCACCGTAGACTTGcatgacagcagcagcgcctgcgcaacTGTGCTGGGCTACTACGTGTACGACTGGGACGGCAAAGGGGTCTCCGAGGCGCCGGTGGTTGGTCACACGGTGGATCTCGTGGTCGAGTTCTGCCCTGAATTTTCGGCTCTGCGTAGCGTGGCGCCGTTTGTGATTTTGTCGGATCGACTTCGTCAGTTTCACCGCCTTCCAGCAGTGCGTCAGATCCCCAGGGTCACGATCGAGACCTCGACGCCGGCGTCGGCCTCTGCTTTGCCTgcgaccaccacccccacacctcctgctgcggcgcgcggaCTGCTGGGGTTCTTCCCGTGGCGGACCGAGTACGCGGCGATGGCAAACCGCtccgaggagagcgaggacaTCGAAGACGCAGCCGAGGGTCTCCGCTGCCACGGCACGGCTCAGGATCGTCAGCAACGAACGCGCCGCCGAAAACTAGAGGAAGCAATCGATGCCTACGAGCGCGGCATagagacggcggtgccgaccAGCCCGGAGGAGTTCCAGCGTCTGCTGCTTGCGAACCCGAACAGCAGCTACATGTGGACACAATATATGGCCTACCACGTTGGCCTGCAGCAGTACGAGACAGCGCGTCAGGTGGCCGAGAAGGCACTGAGCACCATCGGTGTGCgtgagcaggaggagctgctgaacgtCTGGGTAGCGTACCTCAACGTCGAGAACCTGTACGGCACGGAGGAGTCGCTCTCAGCGGTGTTCCGGCGcgcgcagcaacggcagctgaACCAGCTCGCACTATTTGAGCGACTCGCCGACATTTACACGGCGTCGCGCAAGCCTAATGAACTCCTTGCATTGTGTCGCGCCATGACAGGCAAGTTCCGCACTGAGCGTCGTGCGTGGGAGCGTCTTGGCATCGTCCTCATCGATCAAGGCAAGCGCGATCAGCTGAAGCGGACTTTGAAGGACATGGGCAATATGCTGAAGCGCGATGACGCGACGCTGGCTATTGTGCACATTGCTATTCACGAGTACAAGCACGGCAATCCCGAGAATGGGCGCGCGCTCTTCGAAGGTCTGCTGCGCAAGGTGCCAAAGCGATCTGACGTTTGGTCAACCTACACGGACCAAGAGATGGGACTGCTGATCCGCAAGGACCCGACGGGGTCAACACTTCAGGTACGGCAGATCTTCCAGCGCGCTGTCGCGATGAACTTCTCCGCAAAGGTGATGCAGCAGGTTCTCACgcgcttcctctcctttgaGAAGCTGCACGGCACGCTGACTGACGTCGAGGCGGTGAAGAAGTGTGCGCGCACCTATGTGGAGGCAAAGATTCACACCATGACCGACCCCAGCATCCCTGACGCGGCGGACGCGTGAGGCTTCGATGGCGGccgtccttctccctctctaaTGTTTGTTCTCCCTCGCGAGTTGAGGGGGGTATCTCGAAGCGGTGCAGTCAGTACGGTGTTGTCTTTGTAGGACCAtctgtctgtctgtcacacacacacacacacacacacacacagattCTCGCCCactctgtgcctgtgtgtagTTTTAACAGTAATGTTTTGATGATGTTAGGGACTGTGCGGTGAACCTTCTGCGAATGCGTTGGTCTCGGTGTGTGCGGGCGCTTCTGCGCgtcccgctgccgccataTGCACTTCTCGAGGTGGTCATCGGCCACGTGTACGCGCAGGCAACTCTCTcagtgggggggagggggcaagagACAACGACGCACATGCGGATTCACACAAGGCGCTTTTTCATTTGCTTCTCTGATAAGGAAGAAAAACGcggcagggaggggagactCCTCATCGGTGCGTGCGAATGCAATGACTGAAGCGCTACGTACGAGGTGGAAAGAGGCATAAGCCGACCAATGAAAAACAGCGA
This window contains:
- a CDS encoding rRNA biogenesis protein-like protein (TriTrypDB/GeneDB-style sysID: LpmP.20.4880), yielding MSGTSTAAATSAAPLFREYRVHHTTADGILVQLPKSKGFGRLTTATLGNDLLAKRLHTSLSTREHVIAIPMRSRDAQGYRLLTADLKEGFSAILTYPEPVRRLVPRLLRKHMLVGLGTTAPARLVRGSAKGSVLTIQPRITAVAALEDLTKDAASAPLKSFSGAASHPHQRQKSRGGGSVGSGSSDDDEHHTDHAQEVSPLNANTEGQKAAACRNAIEVRILNYDVNADVVNVTAKAEVVEGTPLDTAVSEATLATLHPGDFVSCTVLLSSTDDGCAVVLISLRSVTVDLHDSSSACATVLGYYVYDWDGKGVSEAPVVGHTVDLVVEFCPEFSALRSVAPFVILSDRLRQFHRLPAVRQIPRVTIETSTPASASALPATTTPTPPAAARGLLGFFPWRTEYAAMANRSEESEDIEDAAEGLRCHGTAQDRQQRTRRRKLEEAIDAYERGIETAVPTSPEEFQRLLLANPNSSYMWTQYMAYHVGLQQYETARQVAEKALSTIGVREQEELLNVWVAYLNVENLYGTEESLSAVFRRAQQRQLNQLALFERLADIYTASRKPNELLALCRAMTGKFRTERRAWERLGIVLIDQGKRDQLKRTLKDMGNMLKRDDATLAIVHIAIHEYKHGNPENGRALFEGLLRKVPKRSDVWSTYTDQEMGLLIRKDPTGSTLQVRQIFQRAVAMNFSAKVMQQVLTRFLSFEKLHGTLTDVEAVKKCARTYVEAKIHTMTDPSIPDAADA